The following proteins are co-located in the Bosea sp. AS-1 genome:
- a CDS encoding DUF167 family protein, with translation MNTLTPTGHGRPEPDWPWRETKEGLALTVRLTPRGGRDALDGFETLADGRTVLKARVRAAPTEGEANAALIALIAKQIGVPRSQLAIAGGATARLKTVAVQGDAAALAARLRAHFTAA, from the coding sequence ATGAATACCCTCACCCCGACGGGGCACGGCCGGCCCGAGCCGGATTGGCCGTGGCGGGAGACGAAGGAGGGGCTCGCACTGACGGTTCGCCTGACTCCGCGCGGCGGGCGCGACGCGCTCGATGGCTTCGAGACCCTCGCCGATGGGCGCACCGTCCTGAAGGCGCGCGTCCGGGCCGCGCCGACCGAAGGCGAGGCGAACGCGGCCCTGATTGCCTTGATTGCCAAGCAAATCGGGGTGCCGCGCTCGCAGCTCGCGATTGCGGGCGGCGCTACGGCGCGGCTGAAGACCGTCGCCGTGCAGGGCGATGCAGCCGCTCTGGCGGCACGCTTGCGCGCGCATTTCACCGCGGCCTGA